From the Candidatus Eisenbacteria bacterium genome, the window CGCGACCGCGCGGCGATGCCGCTCAGCATCAGCCCGCCGCCAAGCAGCATCAGGGTCGCGGGCTCGGGAACGGGGGTGACGGCCATGTCGACCTCCGCCAGGTCGTTGCCGCATCCCATGGTCCAGTGGATCATCATCGACTCGTTTAGGAACCCCAGCGCCTCGCGATCGATGATCGCCTCGATCGAGTAGCGCCCGTCGAACGCGCCATAACGGAAGGCCTCGATCGGAGAGCTGTTCTGCCAAGCCGTGACCAGGAGCGGATCGGCCGCGCCGCCCCACGCGGGCTGGCCGGCAAGATGCGGATCCTGCCACACGAGGTCACCCCAACGGAGCGCGCCGCCCGCGCTCGTGTCGACGGCGTAGTCATAGACATCGTCGTCGTTCATGTCGATCCCGATGTCTCCAGCCGCGAAGTGCTGGTAGTAGTAGCCGTTCCATCCGGTGCGCCCGGCAAGCGGGAAGCCCGTCACGATCCCGATATAGGCAAATGAATTGTCATATGCGAGATAGGTGGCCTCGACGTCGTACTCCTGGCCGCCGTAACCAGGATCCAGGAAGCCATCTCCGCCTCCGACCCAGTCATCGAGCACCCAGGTCACGTTCTCCGGCGCGTTGCCGTTGGGGGTCCATTGCCCGTACGAGATGCCCCAGTCATCGAGGAAGAGCTGTGTCGCTCCGGCGGTCATGGTGCCGGTCGCCAGGGCAGCGACAACAAGAACAACCGCTCGGTATGTGGGTCTCATGGCTACAATCCCCCTGCTATCCGAGGCCGTCCTCAGATGAGCAACCTGTCAACTTTCCAAGACTCTTGATAGAGCCTCTGGAATAAGTCTACGACTCTTCGTCGCTTGATTTCAATAGTATTCGGGAGTTCTGTCCCTTTGTCTTCCAGGATCGGTGATCTAGTTCACTATCCTGACCGAACCGTACGCCTGCCATACAGTTACGGCATCCTCATAGGGGGGGTGGGACCTGATGGCCCCAACCCGGACCATCGGCTCGAGCATAGGCCACTTTTCCAAGCGGATGTCAAGAGCAATGCTGTTGGTCGTGCTTCCCTGGGACCATGGGCCGGGGTCGACTCTGCGCCT encodes:
- a CDS encoding PEP-CTERM sorting domain-containing protein translates to MRPTYRAVVLVVAALATGTMTAGATQLFLDDWGISYGQWTPNGNAPENVTWVLDDWVGGGDGFLDPGYGGQEYDVEATYLAYDNSFAYIGIVTGFPLAGRTGWNGYYYQHFAAGDIGIDMNDDDVYDYAVDTSAGGALRWGDLVWQDPHLAGQPAWGGAADPLLVTAWQNSSPIEAFRYGAFDGRYSIEAIIDREALGFLNESMMIHWTMGCGNDLAEVDMAVTPVPEPATLMLLGGGLMLSGIAARSR